Proteins encoded in a region of the Trypanosoma brucei gambiense DAL972 chromosome 6, complete sequence genome:
- a CDS encoding GTPase activating protein, conserved, putative, translating into MLQRGLEAVLRQFTAVDERGADNTKNKVSVECLQARSSEVRNCESTTDTAEKKSKAHHEEESRYDEEFVRDILSRDPVPIDELRGLSRSGCPAGFRYEVWCYLTGHLQPSSLNRAAVLARKRQEYVGYMQSSYGSTDWDAAFAAVGDSVGNAPGGESGSGGSSLWPSFRSGASGFGSSSLNTPSDSELSILKQIRKDIPRMAAGLAFLSNRRVMLSVERCLYVWALRHPACGYVQGMDDFTIPFISVVLANRVCRTKTVADLYTLDPEEVGALLSVEVISDEEWVSTIEADTYWMVSYFLSAIQENFTYDQRGLHSMVEKLEAVVRAVNVKLYNHLRNDLQIDFKQFSFRWMNCLLLRELNATQVLRLWDAYLADEEKDWCTTHVYTCAAFLQWWSAALLQENDYCVAIKFLQNLPSNELSDRDISAIVSQGIVMQKLYNSALAHLAQ; encoded by the coding sequence GTTTGCAGGCACGCAGCAGTGAGGTTCGTAACTGTGAGAGTACAACAGATACAGCAGAAAAGAAGTCAAAGGCGCATCACGAGGAGGAATCCAGATATGACGAGGAATTCGTGCGAGATATATTGTCACGTGACCCCGTCCCCATTGATGAACTGCGCGGTTTAAGTCGAAGTGGTTGTCCCGCTGGTTTTCGTTACGAGGTGTGGTGTTACTTGACTGGGCACCTTCAACCATCGAGCCTGAACCGTGCTGCAGTTCTTGCGCGTAAGCGACAGGAATATGTGGGATACATGCAAAGCAGTTACGGGTCTACTGACTGGGATGCTGCTTTTGCAGCAGTGGGAGATTCGGTAGGTAATGCGCCTGGCGGGGAATCTGGCAGTGGTGGTTCATCTCTCTGGCCTTCCTTTCGCAGTGGGGCTTCCGGTTTCGGTTCTTCTTCCTTGAACACTCCCAGTGACTCGGAGCTTTCAATATTGAAACAAATTCGAAAGGATATTCCGCGTATGGCAGCTGGTTTGGCATTTCTTAGCAACAGGCGAGTAATGTTGTCTGTGGAACGCTGCTTGTACGTATGGGCACTACGTCATCCCGCCTGCGGTTATGTGCAAGGAATGGATGATTTTACAATTCCGTTTATTAGTGTTGTACTGGCAAATAGGGTTTGTAGGACAAAGACAGTGGCAGATCTCTACACACTTGATCCCGAGGAGGTGGGTGCGCTACTTTCTGTGGAGGTGATTAGTGACGAGGAATGGGTGAGTACCATTGAAGCGGATACATACTGGATGGTTTCCTACTTCCTAAGCGCTATTCAAGAGAACTTTACGTACGACCAGCGCGGTTTGCATAGCATGGTGGAGAAACTGGAAGCTGTTGTTCGAGCAGTAAATGTGAAACTTTATAACCACCTCAGGAATGATCTGCAAATTGACTTTAAGCAGTTTTCATTTAGATGGATGAATTGTCTACTTTTGCGTGAGCTTAATGCTACACAAGTACTACGCTTGTGGGATGCATATCTCGCTGATGAGGAAAAGGATTGGTGCACCACTCATGTTTACACATGCGCCGCATTTCTGCAATGGTGGTCAGCTGCGCTTCTACAGGAAAATGATTATTGCGTTGCAATAAAGTTTTTGCAAAATCTTCCTTCCAATGAACTGAGTGACCGCGATATCAGCGCAATTGTTTCGCAGGGAATAGTCATGCAAAAATTGTACAATAGCGCCCTTGCACATCTCGCGCAGTAG
- a CDS encoding ESAG8-associated protein, putative: MSHFQPSPCFNTFSSFLQEITNIGSSGIDTENKENIPPGSFGRLNDGKGGCRRNSSHTCFRKQQQHQEQHQQQQFHNIPRVNDCCTPMKEVAYQQQQCHTGLTPGNKYMMNSANRDYPVGMNGIDFLLLDESDVFDGRDNGFFTPNVKRQGGVTGNHGKVSELFHESMEAPRLARNLNDSIEGVPLVGNVLQESDDEDCLDSYRPTEMSSTQIFNPRLQGQESRHCPQDHCSYQKQVHQQPSDRSHLLGSAWCETAPRSKPQPERNHTATRVTHGTTPLVAVAGRRVPVDKLHLLLGATAQDGVDGQSGARDAVNTAPLVPSSRPTPSAAQTFKVIPLARPSEPSVSPSPLATTPQNTVAGPTTRRLASSSFHKEMVVIDFGKGNIMRFKPNPAFPPPVPGKRYLVAVRASRSPYDNVAYKDAGLCSYVLRHPADGSGANGTSATANITITKSSGDVERGIFDGSIIRCMDTPGDAVQLQLLAVEREAAIVECRKHFKFLNLPFELVDVHYTFDRTICVVYYNIHRQEGTSGHPNVSRLVRTLQFRLKCKVHLKADFCSD, from the coding sequence ATGTCCCACTTTCAGCCTTCGCCGTGTTTCAAtactttttcttcgtttctgCAGGAAATCACAAACatcggcagcagcggcataGACACGGAGAATAAGGAGAACATCCCACCGGGATCTTTTGGTCGGTTGAATGACGGTAAGGGAGGTTGCCGACGTAATAGCAGTCATACCTGCTTTCGtaagcagcaacaacaccaggaacagcatcagcagcaacagtTTCATAATATTCCCCGAGTGAATGATTGTTGCACGCCTATGAAAGAGGTTGCatatcagcaacaacaatgccATACAGGACTAACACcaggaaataaatatatgatgAACTCGGCAAACAGAGATTACCCCGTAGGCATGAATGGAATTGATTTCCTGCTTTTAGATGAGAGTGACGTCTTTGACGGAAGGGACAACGGCTTCTTCACTCCAAATGTGAAGCGTCAAGGGGGAGTAACGGGCAACCACGGAAAGGTCTCGGAACTGTTTCACGAAAGCATGGAAGCACCTAGGCTAGCACGTAACCTAAATGATAGCATAGAGGGGGTTCCGCTTGTTGGCAACGTGCTGCAAGAGAGTGATGACGAGGATTGCCTTGATAGCTACCGCCCGACCGAAATGTCCTCGACGCAAATATTTAATCCACGGTTGCAGGGTCAAGAATCTCGGCACTGCCCGCAAGATCACTGCTCATATCAGAAGCAGGTGCATCAACAACCAAGTGATCGATCACATTTACTCGGTTCTGCCTGGTGCGAAACCGCTCCGCGTTCGAAACCCCAACCTGAGCGCAATCACACCGCCACGCGCGTTACTCACGGTACCACACCATTGGTTGCAGTTGCTGGTAGGCGGGTACCCGTTGACAAACTACACCTTCTGCTTGGGGCTACTGCGCAGGATGGAGTGGATGGGCAATCTGGTGCGCGAGATGCTGTGAATACTGCGCCCCTTGTTCCTTCTTCCCGTCCTACACCTTCCGCTGCTCAAACATTTAAAGTTATTCCACTTGCGCGTCCCTCGGAACCGTCAGTATCGCCCTCACCGCTTGCAACAACGCCCCAGAATACTGTTGCTGGACCCACAACACGTCGTCTTGCATCGTCGTCATTCCATAAGGAAATGGTTGTTATTGATTTCGGTAAAGGAAACATCATGCGGTTCAAACCTAACCCCGCTTTTCCACCTCCAGTACCGGGAAAGCGATACCTTGTTGCGGTACGCGCTAGCCGTAGTCCATACGATAATGTCGCATATAAGGATGCCGGATTGTGCTCTTATGTGCTTCGTCACCCAGCAGATGGTAGTGGAGCTAATGGAACAAGTGCAACAGCAAACATAACCATTACCAAATCATCGGGCGATGTGGAGCGCGGTATCTTCGATGGCAGCATTATTCGTTGCATGGACACCCCGGGGGATGCGGTGCAGCTGCAACTTCTTGCCGTAGAGCGTGAGGCCGCTATTGTGGAATGCCGAAAACACTTCAAGTTCCTCAACCTTCCCTTTGAGCTTGTGGACGTGCACTACACGTTTGATAGGACGATTTGTGTTGTGTATTACAACATACATCGCCAGGAGGGAACAAGTGGTCACCCCAACGTGTCACGTCTCGTGAGGACGCTTCAATTCAGACTCAAGTGCAAAGTACATTTAAAGGCGGACTTTTGCAGTGACTAA